A portion of the Limosilactobacillus reuteri genome contains these proteins:
- a CDS encoding IS30 family transposase, with protein MTHLNDTMSTSLLTTHKKNAHLTKEERVMIATLKSQGLSNRAIGRQLGVNHQTINNELNRGTVRQLRRQKSNGKIYEYSYYIYSYEAGQATYLEHHRHSGRRRLYYSSKQFLRLADQLMLGEFDDHHYSPQAVIYKARDLMNDGTLIPKSVVTLYQWINEGVLRTSNLDLFEKPKRKHHRTHPQAKRCLGPNIAQRPQTADQRSEIGHWELDTVQGQKNGNDSVVLVMTDRLSRVNITSKIAGKTAHAVNQFFINLRQKMGTDAYYRIFKTITSDNGSEFSELTQVHDHVFYADPYSPWERGSNEINNRFLRKEITKGEAINNYSSAQIIATNDWMNHYPRAMFNGHSSMDIYRKAFYQEISQLHQPIINWSVLFI; from the coding sequence ATGACGCACTTAAATGATACCATGTCTACTAGTTTATTGACTACTCATAAAAAGAATGCTCATCTTACTAAAGAAGAACGTGTGATGATTGCGACTTTAAAGTCGCAAGGACTTTCCAATCGCGCAATTGGTCGCCAATTAGGAGTTAATCATCAAACAATTAATAACGAGCTCAACCGTGGTACGGTCCGCCAACTTCGTCGTCAAAAATCTAATGGTAAGATTTACGAATATTCTTACTACATCTATAGTTATGAAGCTGGTCAGGCCACATATCTTGAACATCACCGCCATTCTGGTCGTCGTCGCTTATATTATTCTTCAAAGCAATTTTTACGATTAGCTGATCAGCTAATGCTTGGTGAGTTTGACGACCACCATTACTCCCCACAAGCGGTTATTTATAAGGCTCGAGATTTAATGAATGATGGCACCCTGATCCCAAAGTCGGTTGTAACTTTATATCAATGGATTAATGAGGGTGTGCTTCGTACGTCCAATTTAGACCTCTTTGAAAAACCTAAACGTAAGCATCATCGAACTCATCCGCAAGCTAAAAGGTGCTTAGGGCCTAATATTGCTCAACGACCTCAAACTGCGGACCAACGGTCCGAAATTGGCCATTGGGAACTAGATACAGTTCAGGGACAGAAAAACGGTAATGACAGTGTTGTACTAGTAATGACTGATCGCCTTTCACGAGTTAATATCACGAGTAAAATTGCTGGTAAAACTGCGCATGCAGTAAATCAGTTCTTTATAAATTTACGCCAGAAAATGGGCACAGATGCTTACTATCGCATCTTTAAGACAATAACCTCTGACAACGGTTCAGAATTTAGTGAGTTAACACAAGTTCACGATCATGTTTTCTATGCTGATCCGTATTCCCCTTGGGAACGTGGATCCAATGAGATCAATAACCGGTTTCTCCGCAAGGAGATTACCAAAGGTGAAGCTATAAATAACTATAGTAGTGCTCAGATCATAGCGACTAATGATTGGATGAATCACTATCCACGAGCTATGTTTAATGGACATTCGTCAATGGATATCTATCGTAAGGCCTTCTACCAAGAGATATCACAGCTCCATCAACCAATAATCAATTGGTCAGTATTATTTATTTGA
- a CDS encoding D-2-hydroxyacid dehydrogenase — MVKKIFAFSIRKDEEPYVKEWAKDHPEVEVEYTDELLTPETAAKAKGADGVVVYQQLDYTPETLQALADKGITKMSLRNVGVDNIDMAKAKELGFEITNVPVYSPNAIAEHAAIQTARILRQTKVLDEKIANGDLRWAPTIGREVRDQTVGVIGTGHIGRVYMQIMEGFGAKVIAYDPFENPELKKQGYYVDSLDDLYAQADVISLHVPATKENFHMIDKDAIAKMKDNVVIVNCSRGALVDTDAVIEGLDSGKIFGFIMDTYEDEVGIFNEDWRGKEFPDKRLKDLIDRSNVLVTPHTAFYTTHAVRNMVLNAFDNNLKLINGEEDDTPVKVG; from the coding sequence ATGGTTAAAAAAATTTTTGCTTTTAGCATCCGAAAAGATGAAGAACCTTACGTTAAAGAATGGGCTAAGGATCATCCCGAAGTAGAAGTAGAATATACGGATGAACTCTTAACTCCTGAAACTGCCGCAAAAGCTAAAGGAGCTGACGGGGTAGTCGTTTACCAACAACTTGATTACACACCAGAAACGCTACAAGCACTGGCTGACAAAGGTATTACAAAGATGTCACTACGTAATGTTGGTGTTGACAACATTGACATGGCTAAGGCAAAAGAACTTGGTTTTGAAATTACCAATGTTCCTGTTTACTCACCAAACGCAATTGCCGAACATGCTGCTATTCAAACAGCCCGAATTCTTCGCCAAACCAAGGTCTTAGATGAAAAGATTGCTAATGGCGATTTACGGTGGGCCCCAACAATTGGTCGAGAAGTGCGTGATCAAACTGTTGGTGTTATCGGAACTGGTCATATTGGACGTGTCTATATGCAAATTATGGAAGGCTTCGGTGCTAAGGTAATTGCATATGACCCATTTGAAAATCCAGAATTAAAGAAGCAAGGATATTACGTTGACAGCCTTGATGATCTATATGCTCAAGCTGATGTAATTTCTCTTCACGTTCCAGCTACCAAAGAGAACTTCCATATGATTGATAAAGACGCAATTGCTAAAATGAAAGACAATGTTGTAATTGTTAACTGTTCACGAGGTGCATTAGTTGATACTGATGCTGTAATCGAAGGACTTGATAGCGGAAAGATCTTTGGCTTTATCATGGACACTTACGAAGATGAAGTTGGAATCTTTAATGAAGATTGGCGTGGCAAGGAGTTCCCTGACAAGCGACTTAAAGACCTTATTGATCGTTCAAACGTCCTTGTTACTCCACATACAGCTTTCTATACTACTCATGCTGTCCGCAACATGGTTCTTAATGCCTTTGACAATAACCTTAAATTAATTAATGGTGAAGAAGATGATACACCGGTTAAAGTTGGTTAA
- a CDS encoding MIP/aquaporin family protein, producing MHGFIGEFFGTMVLILLGAGCCAGNSLNKTYGKQSGWWFICISWGLAVTMGVYVAGFLGSLGHLNPAVTIPFAIFGLFPWSNVIPYLLGQFLGAFVGAVLVIVQFYPQFKATPNEEEGNNVGIFATRPAINSPIFNFFSEVIATFAFIFILLNLGNFTQGLKPFIVGMVIAVVGTCLGTTTGFALNPARDWSPRLAYTILPVPNKGVSEWWYAWVPMCGPIVGGLLACALQTALV from the coding sequence ATGCATGGATTTATTGGCGAATTTTTTGGCACCATGGTTTTAATCCTATTAGGAGCAGGATGTTGTGCTGGTAATAGTTTGAATAAAACATATGGGAAACAAAGTGGCTGGTGGTTTATCTGTATTTCATGGGGCTTAGCAGTTACAATGGGAGTTTATGTTGCAGGATTTCTGGGTTCATTAGGGCACTTAAATCCTGCTGTAACAATTCCTTTTGCTATTTTTGGCTTATTCCCATGGAGTAACGTTATACCTTACTTACTTGGTCAATTTCTTGGTGCGTTTGTTGGAGCAGTATTAGTAATTGTTCAATTCTATCCACAATTTAAAGCAACCCCAAATGAAGAAGAAGGAAATAATGTTGGTATTTTTGCTACTCGTCCAGCGATAAATAGCCCAATTTTTAACTTTTTCTCAGAAGTGATTGCGACCTTTGCATTTATTTTCATCTTATTAAATCTTGGCAACTTTACGCAGGGATTGAAGCCATTTATCGTAGGAATGGTTATTGCAGTTGTTGGTACATGTCTCGGGACAACTACTGGCTTTGCCTTAAACCCAGCTCGTGATTGGTCACCACGTTTAGCATATACTATTTTGCCAGTTCCTAATAAGGGTGTTTCAGAATGGTGGTATGCATGGGTTCCAATGTGTGGTCCAATTGTTGGGGGCCTTCTTGCGTGTGCTTTACAAACGGCACTAGTTTAG